A stretch of the Methylacidiphilum caldifontis genome encodes the following:
- a CDS encoding c-type cytochrome has translation MKKIAVSCLILSLSVGVLFAQQKNPYSPSDKQVVSQGKELYFKMGCNGCHGAGGGGGMCPSFIDDTWVFGSDDQTLFKLIKGQIPQQTMPRMFGGVLTDDEIWKVITFVRYCKVAAAEQGGGAAGQLNIDKKSCAIVEADPHWLKAVLPRLSGYQRQYVLVFDGSSKNFSSAEDSKLSGLTVAVLDNSAAKEIATSLKAKAKAYPDKERELGKPLEDLLAGKVDAAILWTPLAAFYAMELDSARKLKMLPFSKSYTSPKGFEGQEQSSMVYVTKCADALLNVLKVYGVAPQ, from the coding sequence ATGAAAAAAATAGCTGTTAGCTGTTTAATTTTGTCTTTATCAGTTGGTGTACTATTTGCTCAACAAAAGAATCCCTATTCCCCTTCCGATAAACAGGTGGTTTCGCAAGGTAAAGAGCTTTATTTTAAGATGGGTTGTAATGGATGTCATGGAGCTGGAGGAGGAGGGGGAATGTGTCCTTCATTTATTGATGACACATGGGTTTTTGGAAGCGATGATCAGACTCTTTTTAAACTTATTAAAGGTCAAATCCCCCAACAGACCATGCCTCGAATGTTTGGGGGTGTGCTTACGGATGACGAAATATGGAAAGTCATCACTTTTGTTAGGTACTGTAAAGTTGCTGCGGCTGAGCAAGGTGGGGGTGCTGCCGGACAGCTCAATATTGATAAAAAATCCTGTGCCATAGTTGAAGCTGATCCTCATTGGTTAAAAGCTGTTCTACCTCGGCTGAGTGGTTATCAAAGACAATATGTTCTCGTTTTCGATGGTTCTTCGAAAAATTTCTCATCAGCCGAAGATAGCAAACTGTCAGGGTTAACCGTAGCCGTGCTTGACAATAGTGCAGCTAAAGAAATCGCTACTTCTCTGAAAGCAAAAGCTAAAGCCTATCCTGATAAGGAAAGAGAATTAGGTAAACCCCTAGAAGATCTTTTAGCAGGAAAAGTTGATGCGGCGATTCTTTGGACTCCTCTTGCAGCGTTTTATGCTATGGAACTCGATTCAGCTCGTAAGCTTAAAATGCTTCCTTTTAGCAAATCTTATACCTCGCCTAAGGGATTTGAAGGGCAAGAGCAGAGCTCTATGGTATATGTCACTAAATGTGCGGATGCTTTGCTTAATGTACTCAAAGTCTATGGTGTAGCGCCTCAATAA
- the lpdA gene encoding dihydrolipoyl dehydrogenase produces the protein MNNDLDLIVIGGGPAGYVAALRAAQIGKKVAVIEEDKLGGVCSNWGCIPTKALLKTAELLESCRRADSFGLEISGLKFDYAKVIARSRQSATRMSSGVEYLFKSRGIRWIKARAKINKEKKIRVFYPAEKTEELHSPFILICTGCKPKTIPSIKVDGKIIFTSREALESTRLPKKIVIVGGGAIGIEFAYFYRCLGSEVVVVEMTSHILPGTDIEISQALHKSLTKKGITIFNSTLVEKCWVIKDKLHVRLKGAVNDSIESDAMLLAIGVAAQPSEILEPGLELKTENGFISVDNKYQTSIEGIYAAGDVIGPPLLAHAAFREGWEAVDCMFLGKQSTRPHFVPSCVYCQPQVATVGMTEEEAKKENIPYKTAKYPYNANGKAVAAGETEGFVKLIVSSRDEEILGAHILGQDASELIGEFVLAKTLESTAQELHLAIHPHPTLSEMIGEVALLVEGIGLHL, from the coding sequence ATGAATAACGACTTGGACCTAATTGTCATTGGTGGGGGTCCCGCTGGATATGTTGCTGCTTTACGAGCCGCCCAAATAGGAAAAAAAGTGGCCGTGATTGAAGAAGATAAACTAGGGGGAGTATGTTCTAATTGGGGATGTATTCCGACCAAAGCATTGCTTAAGACAGCAGAACTTTTAGAATCATGTCGTAGAGCAGACTCTTTTGGACTAGAAATTTCGGGATTAAAATTTGATTATGCCAAAGTTATTGCAAGGAGCAGGCAATCAGCAACTCGCATGTCTTCAGGAGTGGAATATCTATTTAAGTCCAGGGGAATCAGATGGATCAAAGCTAGAGCAAAAATTAATAAAGAAAAAAAAATAAGGGTATTTTACCCTGCTGAAAAAACCGAAGAACTCCATAGCCCTTTTATACTGATCTGCACAGGTTGCAAGCCCAAAACTATTCCTTCAATCAAGGTTGACGGCAAAATAATTTTTACGAGCAGAGAAGCATTAGAATCTACAAGACTACCCAAAAAAATCGTTATTGTTGGAGGAGGTGCTATAGGGATAGAATTTGCTTATTTTTATAGATGCTTGGGATCAGAAGTCGTTGTGGTCGAAATGACTTCTCATATCCTTCCTGGAACAGATATTGAAATTTCTCAGGCCCTGCATAAGAGTTTAACAAAAAAAGGAATAACGATATTCAACTCTACCCTGGTGGAGAAGTGCTGGGTCATCAAAGATAAACTCCATGTAAGACTTAAGGGAGCTGTAAACGACTCGATCGAATCTGATGCCATGCTTTTAGCCATTGGAGTTGCTGCACAACCTTCTGAAATCCTAGAGCCTGGTTTAGAGCTTAAAACCGAAAATGGATTCATTTCTGTAGACAATAAATATCAGACATCTATTGAAGGCATCTATGCAGCGGGAGATGTTATCGGGCCCCCCTTACTTGCACATGCAGCTTTCAGGGAAGGATGGGAAGCTGTTGATTGCATGTTTTTAGGCAAGCAATCGACTAGACCTCATTTTGTCCCCAGTTGCGTTTATTGCCAGCCTCAAGTGGCTACTGTGGGTATGACCGAAGAAGAAGCAAAAAAAGAAAACATTCCATATAAGACCGCTAAGTATCCTTATAATGCAAATGGAAAAGCCGTTGCTGCTGGAGAAACAGAAGGTTTCGTTAAACTGATCGTGAGCAGTCGCGATGAGGAAATCCTGGGAGCGCACATTCTTGGTCAGGATGCCAGTGAACTTATTGGAGAATTTGTACTTGCAAAAACACTGGAAAGCACAGCCCAAGAACTGCATCTGGCCATTCATCCTCATCCTACTTTATCTGAGATGATTGGGGAAGTGGCTCTTCTCGTAGAAGGAATTGGCCTTCATCTATAA
- a CDS encoding substrate-binding domain-containing protein, which translates to MIRFCEISFRKSLRTILSCLFLMAFIGQRASAEDICSCADPGNLPFSNQKLEGFENKIAQLVADTLKLPLSYYWFAHQRGLVRNTLKLGKCNVIIGVPSNWGQVLTTKPYYRTSYVMVYKKDRGLSIQSLNDPVLKTLKIGVLINSPPHQLLAERGIIENVVGYSPFFDPIFHPEESPGKVVEDVMNAKIDVGLVWGPVAGFYIKKRNFPLVMIPLTSDNPRFPVTFDISMGVRKGDQELKKKLDQVIDLKHVEIQHILEEYGVPVLQKTVSVGKEIKTTQVSDGSLPLKND; encoded by the coding sequence ATGATTAGATTTTGTGAAATATCATTTAGAAAGAGCTTAAGAACAATTTTATCTTGTCTCTTTTTAATGGCTTTTATAGGGCAGCGTGCAAGTGCAGAAGACATCTGTTCTTGTGCTGATCCAGGGAACCTTCCTTTTTCAAACCAAAAATTGGAAGGTTTTGAAAATAAAATTGCCCAGCTTGTGGCCGATACTCTCAAGCTGCCTTTGTCTTACTATTGGTTTGCTCATCAAAGAGGGTTAGTAAGAAACACATTAAAATTGGGTAAATGTAACGTGATCATTGGAGTACCTTCCAATTGGGGTCAGGTTCTTACGACTAAACCTTATTATAGGACTTCTTACGTCATGGTTTATAAAAAAGACCGGGGGTTATCCATTCAATCACTTAATGATCCTGTTTTAAAAACCCTCAAAATTGGGGTCCTCATCAACAGTCCTCCTCACCAGCTCCTTGCAGAAAGAGGTATTATTGAGAATGTCGTGGGTTATTCACCTTTCTTTGATCCCATATTTCATCCGGAAGAATCTCCGGGAAAAGTTGTAGAGGATGTCATGAACGCTAAGATTGACGTCGGTTTGGTATGGGGACCTGTGGCGGGCTTTTATATTAAAAAAAGAAACTTTCCATTGGTTATGATCCCCTTAACAAGTGATAATCCAAGATTTCCCGTGACTTTTGATATCTCCATGGGTGTAAGGAAAGGAGACCAAGAGCTTAAAAAGAAACTTGATCAGGTCATCGATCTGAAACATGTTGAAATTCAACATATTCTTGAAGAGTATGGCGTGCCAGTATTGCAAAAGACTGTTTCTGTTGGGAAAGAGATCAAAACAACTCAAGTAAGTGATGGCTCTCTTCCTCTAAAGAATGATTAA
- a CDS encoding MFS transporter, whose translation MKLFFRTDLFNCQSFKIAFWGQSVSFIGSWIHLVGLSWLAFQLTRSPLGLGLVGFSSTIPSFLFSFLSGITADKFSRLKILVISQFANFLLSFLLGLLSTLKVVNFYEVLILSFGMGIFSNMELPSRQALFLSFLPDTELKRAIAINGLLFNLAKLIGPAAAAFLIPLYGSSICFFINSLSYGVSILSFIIASSKNQKKEKTISKSNLKKSFFSLIANPLISYPALLLGIVTLFGWSYSVLLPYVSSHIYNKGSQGLSLFYSASGLGAIIATLIITFYPNLFSSLKLRQISIIIFCLCLFLFSFFPPFYISLFLITLLGFGLSLFIAATTMILQERIAGESRGMVFGLSSFFFQGFFGFGNLLMGTVAQFAGVRLSLLLSSIICFVAFLFFERPIRIQKQTLPIN comes from the coding sequence ATGAAGCTTTTTTTTCGAACAGATTTATTTAATTGCCAATCTTTTAAAATCGCTTTTTGGGGACAATCTGTTTCTTTTATTGGAAGTTGGATACATTTAGTGGGTTTAAGTTGGCTCGCTTTCCAGCTTACTCGTTCACCCTTGGGCCTCGGTTTGGTTGGTTTTTCCTCCACTATTCCTTCTTTTTTATTTTCTTTTCTTTCAGGTATAACAGCCGACAAATTCTCCAGGCTTAAAATCCTGGTAATAAGCCAATTTGCTAATTTTCTTCTTTCCTTTTTACTGGGTTTATTGAGTACTTTAAAGGTAGTCAATTTCTATGAAGTCCTTATTCTCTCCTTTGGGATGGGTATTTTCAGCAATATGGAACTTCCCTCAAGGCAGGCTCTGTTTCTTTCTTTTTTACCCGATACAGAGTTAAAAAGAGCCATCGCCATAAATGGACTTCTTTTCAACTTGGCAAAATTGATTGGTCCAGCAGCCGCAGCCTTTCTTATTCCTCTTTATGGCTCCTCGATCTGTTTTTTTATAAACAGTCTCTCTTATGGAGTATCCATTCTTTCTTTCATCATCGCTTCGTCTAAAAATCAAAAGAAGGAAAAAACCATTTCCAAATCAAACTTAAAAAAAAGTTTTTTCTCACTCATTGCAAATCCTCTTATTTCTTATCCAGCCCTACTTCTGGGCATTGTTACTCTTTTTGGTTGGTCCTACTCTGTTCTTCTTCCCTATGTTTCTTCACACATCTACAATAAGGGCTCCCAAGGGTTGTCCTTATTCTACAGTGCAAGCGGCCTAGGAGCTATTATCGCCACATTGATTATAACTTTTTATCCCAACCTCTTTAGCTCCTTAAAACTTAGGCAAATCTCCATTATTATTTTCTGCCTTTGCCTTTTTCTTTTCTCCTTTTTCCCTCCCTTTTATATTTCTCTTTTTCTTATTACGTTATTAGGCTTTGGTCTTTCCCTTTTTATAGCGGCAACAACCATGATTCTCCAGGAAAGAATTGCTGGGGAGTCAAGAGGAATGGTTTTTGGCCTAAGTTCTTTCTTTTTTCAGGGTTTTTTTGGCTTTGGCAATCTTCTAATGGGAACAGTTGCTCAATTTGCGGGTGTAAGATTAAGTCTTTTGCTCAGCTCAATCATCTGTTTTGTTGCCTTTTTATTTTTTGAACGTCCAATTCGAATCCAAAAACAAACTCTACCCATAAACTAA
- a CDS encoding NAD(P)-dependent oxidoreductase, with protein sequence MSKRIGFVGVGRMGANMARRLHDLKYPVTVVYDVYEKAAEELAKEIGAEASKKLARVTELADVIFTVVSDDAAMHKIFAKNGDSLLINAKGRIFINTATISPQTHIEVGKLCEEVGAEAIEACMASSIPQARNGTLYFMLGGKQEVIKEVEPILKDMSSSMRYCGPLGSAARVKALVNMVMNINTAALAEGLGLAKALNLDLNMIREVFSQTGANSRVLQTDGEDMQNREHTCFFSAEHALKDSGIALNLAKDVGLNLPLAQATYNQYQRLVKKGFGQLDKSAISELTFPDRHGLDKD encoded by the coding sequence ATGAGTAAGAGAATCGGATTTGTAGGTGTGGGAAGAATGGGTGCAAATATGGCACGTCGTCTTCATGATTTAAAATATCCGGTAACTGTTGTTTATGACGTTTATGAAAAAGCTGCTGAAGAACTAGCTAAAGAAATAGGAGCTGAAGCCTCTAAAAAGCTTGCAAGAGTAACTGAGCTTGCGGATGTGATTTTCACCGTAGTTTCCGATGATGCAGCAATGCACAAAATATTTGCAAAAAATGGTGACAGTCTTTTGATCAACGCAAAGGGCAGGATATTCATCAATACAGCCACGATTTCGCCTCAAACCCACATTGAAGTGGGCAAACTATGTGAAGAAGTTGGAGCTGAAGCTATAGAAGCCTGTATGGCTTCAAGTATTCCACAAGCCAGAAATGGTACTCTTTATTTTATGCTAGGAGGCAAACAAGAGGTTATTAAAGAAGTTGAACCCATTCTCAAAGATATGTCCTCTTCCATGAGATATTGCGGGCCGCTAGGATCAGCAGCCAGGGTCAAAGCTCTTGTCAATATGGTCATGAACATTAATACTGCAGCATTGGCAGAAGGACTCGGGCTAGCAAAGGCCCTGAACCTTGATTTAAATATGATAAGAGAGGTTTTCTCACAAACTGGAGCAAATTCAAGGGTATTGCAAACTGACGGAGAAGATATGCAAAATAGGGAACATACATGCTTTTTCTCTGCTGAACATGCCTTGAAAGATAGTGGTATAGCCCTTAATTTGGCAAAAGATGTGGGATTAAATCTTCCTCTTGCTCAAGCTACCTATAACCAATATCAAAGGCTTGTGAAAAAGGGTTTTGGCCAACTCGATAAGTCAGCGATTTCCGAATTAACTTTCCCCGACCGTCATGGGTTGGATAAAGACTAA
- a CDS encoding 4a-hydroxytetrahydrobiopterin dehydratase — translation MNTIFNMTENNLSEEKCVACRGDAPKVSSQEKVELIKQIPQWRIVEKNGVEMLERAYEFPDFASALIFTERVGRLAEQEKHHPSLLTEWGKVTVWWWTHKIHGLHRNDFIMAAKTDSLYQPILKDYVES, via the coding sequence ATGAATACTATTTTTAATATGACAGAAAACAATCTTTCAGAAGAAAAGTGTGTTGCTTGCCGCGGTGATGCCCCAAAAGTAAGTTCCCAAGAAAAAGTGGAATTAATTAAGCAGATCCCACAGTGGCGGATTGTCGAAAAAAATGGAGTGGAAATGTTGGAGAGAGCTTACGAATTTCCTGATTTTGCTTCAGCTTTAATCTTTACAGAGAGAGTAGGGAGACTTGCGGAACAAGAAAAGCATCATCCATCTCTTTTAACAGAATGGGGTAAAGTTACGGTTTGGTGGTGGACACACAAAATTCATGGATTGCATCGCAATGACTTTATAATGGCAGCAAAAACAGATAGCTTGTATCAACCTATTTTAAAAGATTACGTTGAATCTTAA
- a CDS encoding HAD family hydrolase, producing MSDPRINTLFLDVGGVLLTNGWDTQGRKKAAELFGLDPIEFDDRHHLTFDTYEQGKLTLHEYLRRTVFYQSRPFTMDDFRQFMFSLSRPFPEMIELIKALKKKYNLRIAVLSNEGRELQIHRIQTFNLNSFIDYFIVSSFVHLRKPDVDIFQLALDVAQSPPSSVLYIEDRPMFVDVARSLGIEAIRHESYEKTKAALISYGLIP from the coding sequence ATGTCTGATCCTCGAATAAACACCCTTTTTTTGGATGTCGGAGGTGTTCTGCTTACCAATGGATGGGATACACAAGGAAGAAAAAAAGCGGCTGAACTGTTCGGATTGGATCCCATAGAATTTGACGATAGGCATCACTTAACCTTTGATACCTATGAACAAGGAAAGCTTACTCTGCATGAATATTTAAGAAGAACGGTATTTTATCAAAGTCGGCCTTTTACTATGGATGACTTTAGGCAATTTATGTTCAGTCTTTCCCGCCCTTTCCCTGAAATGATAGAACTCATCAAAGCATTGAAAAAAAAATATAACTTAAGGATTGCGGTATTAAGCAACGAAGGCAGGGAGCTGCAAATTCACAGGATTCAAACTTTCAATCTGAATAGCTTTATTGATTACTTTATCGTCTCCTCGTTCGTCCATTTAAGAAAACCAGATGTGGATATTTTTCAATTGGCTCTTGATGTCGCTCAATCTCCACCCAGTTCAGTCCTTTATATCGAAGATAGACCCATGTTCGTAGATGTAGCCAGAAGTCTTGGCATCGAAGCCATTAGGCATGAAAGTTACGAAAAAACAAAAGCAGCCCTCATTTCTTATGGGCTTATCCCCTAA
- a CDS encoding methanol/ethanol family PQQ-dependent dehydrogenase, with product MTVKLKKPKRYSVAKKATFLAAFGLLGSLPVTKANDELVKLEKDPAQWVMQNKNYANTRFSELTQINTKNVSRLRLAWSFSTGALRGHEGGPLVVGSTMYVHSAYPNHVYALDLTQKPYAIKWQYTPVQNSQAVAVACCDVVNRGLAYANGKLFLATLDGQIIALDANTGKELWKTKHADVTKGETITGAPLVVKDKVLVGVSGGEFGVRGRVGAYDINTGNRVWLAYSQGPDEEVLIDSDFNKEFPQHGGPGDGTKTWPGEQWKLGGGTTWGWYSYDPALDLFYYGTGNPGTWNAEQRKGGDNKWSCSIIARRPDTGKARWAYQMTPWDSWDYDGINEMILPDLTVKGKKTPCLVHFDRNGFGYVLDRRTGQLIEAQPFVYENWAKEISKENDRPVEIPEKRTKQGVDTKGICPNSMGGKDQQPAAFNPQTGLFYVPTNNMCMNYEGVEATYTAGAPYVGANVLMYSGHEGKDDYYGAFICYDALKGKRVWEIHEHFPVWSGPVVTAGGLAFYGTMDGWFKAVDIKTGKVLWQQKLGSGIIGNPITFLGPDKKQYVAVYSGVGGWFGIAVAQNLPPDDPYAGLGAVGVAYQAGLPKATTIGGELYVFSLE from the coding sequence ATGACAGTTAAATTAAAAAAGCCTAAAAGATATTCCGTGGCAAAGAAAGCCACCTTTTTAGCGGCTTTTGGCTTATTAGGTTCTTTACCCGTTACAAAAGCGAATGATGAGCTCGTTAAACTTGAGAAAGATCCAGCTCAATGGGTCATGCAAAACAAAAATTATGCAAATACCCGTTTTAGTGAGCTGACCCAGATAAATACGAAAAATGTGTCCCGATTGCGTCTTGCTTGGAGCTTTTCAACAGGGGCCTTGCGTGGACATGAAGGTGGACCGCTGGTCGTTGGATCGACGATGTACGTTCATTCAGCCTATCCCAACCATGTTTATGCCCTTGATTTGACTCAAAAGCCCTATGCAATTAAGTGGCAATATACTCCTGTTCAGAATAGCCAAGCAGTAGCAGTGGCTTGTTGCGACGTAGTCAACAGGGGACTGGCTTATGCCAATGGCAAGCTCTTTTTGGCTACCCTTGATGGACAGATAATTGCTCTTGATGCAAATACAGGAAAAGAACTTTGGAAAACCAAGCATGCGGACGTGACTAAAGGGGAAACGATTACGGGTGCACCCTTGGTTGTCAAAGATAAGGTACTTGTTGGAGTATCTGGTGGGGAATTTGGAGTCAGAGGAAGAGTGGGCGCCTATGATATCAATACGGGCAATAGAGTTTGGCTGGCTTATAGCCAGGGACCAGATGAGGAAGTTTTGATCGATTCCGATTTCAATAAGGAATTTCCCCAACATGGTGGACCCGGCGATGGAACGAAAACTTGGCCTGGGGAGCAGTGGAAGCTTGGAGGAGGAACAACTTGGGGATGGTATAGCTATGATCCTGCTCTTGATCTCTTCTATTATGGAACAGGTAACCCAGGTACTTGGAATGCCGAGCAGAGAAAGGGGGGAGACAATAAATGGTCCTGTTCTATTATAGCCAGACGGCCCGATACGGGTAAAGCACGTTGGGCATACCAGATGACTCCATGGGATTCCTGGGATTATGATGGAATCAACGAAATGATTCTTCCAGATTTAACGGTAAAGGGAAAGAAAACCCCTTGTCTTGTTCATTTCGATCGTAACGGCTTTGGTTACGTATTGGATAGAAGAACGGGTCAATTAATTGAAGCTCAGCCTTTTGTCTATGAAAATTGGGCAAAAGAAATTAGCAAGGAAAATGATAGACCCGTTGAGATCCCTGAAAAAAGGACGAAACAGGGTGTTGATACCAAAGGTATTTGTCCTAATTCCATGGGTGGCAAAGACCAACAACCTGCTGCTTTTAATCCACAGACAGGATTATTTTATGTTCCGACCAACAATATGTGTATGAACTATGAAGGGGTAGAAGCGACCTACACAGCAGGAGCCCCTTACGTTGGCGCCAACGTGCTTATGTATTCAGGGCATGAAGGCAAAGACGATTATTATGGTGCATTCATTTGCTACGATGCTCTTAAGGGGAAGAGAGTATGGGAAATCCATGAACATTTTCCTGTTTGGAGTGGTCCAGTGGTTACGGCTGGTGGACTCGCCTTTTATGGAACGATGGATGGATGGTTTAAAGCAGTGGATATAAAGACAGGAAAAGTGCTCTGGCAGCAAAAACTTGGTTCAGGAATTATTGGCAACCCCATTACATTCTTGGGACCTGATAAGAAACAGTACGTAGCTGTTTACTCTGGAGTCGGTGGGTGGTTTGGTATTGCTGTAGCCCAGAACTTACCTCCTGACGATCCCTACGCCGGTCTAGGAGCCGTGGGTGTTGCTTATCAAGCTGGACTTCCAAAGGCTACGACCATTGGTGGCGAACTCTACGTCTTTTCGTTGGAATAA